The genomic DNA CAACTATATCTCCTTCTAAAGTTAGATATTCAACTCCAACAAATATAGGATAATTTAATTTTCTAGATAGAGCTTCTGCTTCTTCTTTTATCTGAATATCATCATGATCTGTTATTGCTATTCCGTCTAACCCTTTTCTTTTTGCTTCTTCTACTATTTTTTCCAAAGATACATGACTATCTAAAGAATACTTACTTTCATGGATATGTAAATCCACTAACATATTATAACCTTCTTTCTATTTTTATTTTTATCACACTCGATAAAGGTAGTTTGAATTTGTTCTCTTAACCTAAGAGCATTTAAAACTCAGATTCAAGTACTTTTCATTTACAAACCACCTCCATACACATTTATTCTAATTATACCAAATAAACACATTATTCTCCAATAAATAATTAAGTATTCTACAAAATAAAAACTTTGTAATAAAAAAGAAAAAGATTTTGACAGTTCATATAGAATTGAACTATCAAAATCCTATTATTTTACTCTATCAATACTACTTAACAACTAAAACTATCTTCTTCCCATTTCAGAATTAACGTTGTCCAACCTACTTGGTATGCCAAATTTTCTGCTGGTGTTCTATCAACTTCTTCAATTCTTTTATCTTTTAAAATTTCTGGAATATCATTGAATTCTGAAATATATTTCTCAAATGTTTTACTTATTTCAGTTTTAAGTTCCTCTTTATTTTTATATACTCGCAAAAAATCACCATCTCAATAATTTAATTTTCTTGCATTACATTTTTTCCAGCTATTTTTCCAAATACAGTAATATCTGCTATTGCATCACTACCTAAACGATTTGTTCCGTGAATATCTCCTGTAACTTCTCCAGCTGCATATAATCCTTTAATAGGTTCACCATTTTGATTTATTACTCTTGCATTTTCATCTATCTTTAATCCACCCATAGTATGATGTACTGCTGGAACAGCTTTCATTATATAGAAAGGTCCATTTTTATCAAATGGTGTTAATTTTCCTCTTTTATTAAATTCTAAATCTTTCCCATTTTTTGCATATTCGTTATATTTATCAACTGTTTTTTCAAGTTCTTTTGCATCTATTCCAAAGAAATCAGCTGCTTCTTTTATAGTGTTAGCTTTTACAAGAAGTTTATTATTAAATAAATACTCAACTTCTCCTTTATGATGTTCTGCTACACCACTATTATCAACTTGAGCTTGATCACAAAATTGGTATGCTACACTTCCTGGTTGAGATTTTATAGCCATTGAAATAACATCTCTTCTTTGAAGTTCTTCAACAAAACGTTTACCCTCTTGGTTTACTAATATACTTCCACCTGCAAGTCTTACGTCACCAAAATATAATAATGCTCCACTTATTGGATCACATGTTGGATAAGTTTGAATAAATTGCATATCCTCTAGTTTAGCTCCAACTTTTTCAGCCATTACTATTCCATCGCCAGTTATTCCAACAGTATTTGTAGATAAAATACTATCATCTATATCTTTATTATATTTCATTCTCATTTGTACATTTGAACCAAATCCACCACTTGCAATTATAACACCATTTTTAGCATTAAATGTATAATCTGTAGTTGCACTTTCTGCTTTTACTCCAACTACTCTATCTTTATCTACAATTAACTCAGTAGCTGGTGTTTCATAATATACTTTTATTCCTAGTTCATCAGCTTTTGCTAATAA from Fusobacterium hominis includes the following:
- a CDS encoding ClbS/DfsB family four-helix bundle protein; amino-acid sequence: MRVYKNKEELKTEISKTFEKYISEFNDIPEILKDKRIEEVDRTPAENLAYQVGWTTLILKWEEDSFSC
- a CDS encoding flavocytochrome c, whose translation is MSKNKTLLGIMTLLLALNAYGVEFKAGTYVGEAKGYRGDIKAQVTVSKDRIENIEIVKNGDTPILSDAAAKKVTENILKYQTLRVDGAAGATSSSRAVERAVKNALKNSGADLSKLNKRVKTEKVAKLKQETVNEDVVVIGAGGAGLVAAIEAKLNGAKNVAVLEKMAFAGGNTLISGGEYAAPNNWIQEKKGIQDSKDIFYNDILKGGDNEGDPKLVRVLADNALDGAKWLRDYIDVTFEDRQLFFGGHSVERSLVPKDATGVEMIKKLLAKADELGIKVYYETPATELIVDKDRVVGVKAESATTDYTFNAKNGVIIASGGFGSNVQMRMKYNKDIDDSILSTNTVGITGDGIVMAEKVGAKLEDMQFIQTYPTCDPISGALLYFGDVRLAGGSILVNQEGKRFVEELQRRDVISMAIKSQPGSVAYQFCDQAQVDNSGVAEHHKGEVEYLFNNKLLVKANTIKEAADFFGIDAKELEKTVDKYNEYAKNGKDLEFNKRGKLTPFDKNGPFYIMKAVPAVHHTMGGLKIDENARVINQNGEPIKGLYAAGEVTGDIHGTNRLGSDAIADITVFGKIAGKNVMQEN